From a region of the Sphingopyxis sp. YR583 genome:
- a CDS encoding ArsC family reductase produces the protein MTMILYGISNCDTVKKARRWLDEQGVAYRFHDVRKDGLDAARLQGWIDALGWEKLLNKAGTTFRKLPDAQKDGLDAASAKALMLDQPAMIRRPVVETAGDVSVGFSADEWKARFAA, from the coding sequence ATGACTATGATTCTCTATGGTATTTCGAACTGCGACACGGTGAAAAAGGCGCGGCGCTGGCTCGACGAGCAAGGCGTGGCCTATCGCTTTCACGATGTGCGCAAGGATGGGCTCGACGCGGCGCGGCTGCAGGGCTGGATCGACGCGCTCGGTTGGGAAAAATTGCTCAACAAGGCCGGTACGACCTTCCGCAAACTGCCTGACGCGCAAAAGGACGGCCTCGACGCCGCATCCGCAAAGGCTTTGATGCTCGATCAGCCCGCGATGATCCGCCGACCGGTTGTCGAAACGGCGGGTGATGTCAGCGTCGGTTTCTCGGCCGACGAATGGAAGGCACGTTTTGCAGCATG
- a CDS encoding cyclic nucleotide-binding domain-containing protein yields MANFESAWFVYGVLLLLLATSLVVRIEYARLGLAAAALVALPLTLFRGPDVGYGLLVLAILAINLGILARLWFGGANVRFTAEEEELRRQHFPGLGAAVARDLIDQGNWISAKRGEVLIRESQAAPSLFYLAEGKAAILRDGVEIGKLSDGALIGEATVLDGSHATGTVLLSTNARMWFVPAAALRAYLAANPGIAGSLHEGFARALRGKLASANTRIADRPSIS; encoded by the coding sequence ATGGCGAATTTCGAATCCGCGTGGTTCGTATATGGGGTTCTGCTCTTGTTGCTCGCGACAAGCCTTGTCGTGCGAATCGAATATGCGCGCCTTGGCCTTGCCGCAGCCGCTCTGGTGGCGCTGCCGCTGACCCTGTTCCGGGGCCCCGACGTCGGTTACGGCCTGCTGGTACTCGCCATCCTCGCGATCAACCTCGGCATATTGGCCCGGCTGTGGTTCGGGGGAGCGAATGTCCGCTTCACGGCCGAGGAAGAAGAATTGCGCCGCCAGCATTTTCCGGGGCTCGGCGCGGCGGTCGCGCGCGACCTGATCGATCAGGGAAACTGGATATCGGCAAAGCGCGGCGAGGTGCTGATCCGCGAGAGTCAGGCGGCGCCCAGCCTCTTCTATCTGGCGGAGGGCAAGGCGGCTATCCTGCGTGACGGGGTCGAGATTGGGAAACTCTCGGACGGCGCATTGATCGGCGAAGCGACCGTGCTCGACGGATCGCATGCGACGGGAACGGTGCTCCTGAGCACCAACGCCCGCATGTGGTTCGTGCCGGCCGCGGCGCTGCGCGCTTATCTGGCGGCGAATCCGGGCATTGCGGGGTCGCTGCACGAAGGCTTTGCGCGCGCGCTGCGTGGCAAGCTGGCGAGCGCGAACACGCGTATCGCCGACCGGCCGTCGATTTCCTGA